In one Cardiocondyla obscurior isolate alpha-2009 linkage group LG17, Cobs3.1, whole genome shotgun sequence genomic region, the following are encoded:
- the Pi3k68d gene encoding phosphatidylinositol 4-phosphate 3-kinase C2 domain-containing subunit beta isoform X8, which produces MSHYGKSTCDQKTAVTDHERKYQEDLEQAKALSLESLALEKYRLEKLRLENLSNVQQACFTQNNVCNTNSVSETDGSQGERSQCRSRPRPGSINTNQKTTISTVILAPPPPIPCRRNSTTATSNQDSSTDLINFTSPVKQDNLAEYCSAAPPPPPKAPLEPKWDTHPSLLKKQSRVSRSPRSSTAPCTPGTPGISPIMSRATSVSNTVSDIIPQPAWKSIIFKHFFFTQIPPLPMNYRPTPAICAPFCMDDEQLNVLKVIEKKPNSNLIDLNSFEQTEDKTNVRVSVLEAFDPLLIKTDHENNSMQEHKNDSQSQVSGSVYDPFDPFDYMYSTNESVNSDPVYAAVEKSAKSPAVSPAAPPPLPPRNSAAWNTIERRRTSLDRRQKRQTRLYENVTVIKTTSSLQDCDLKAFHNIIKSIRSEFPFNNPSTNIGYVVSPIMENLYPDGTSIKLVVHPQLPNNDADLVQPITFTCNVNCSVEHVILNVACSLEDEDTVNVEKYCLRVWGLAEYLAPNTTLAQYEYIHLCIKLEKDIELAIMNRAQIKQSIARTLQDDNCDQSLKLEDILPNEPSQPISYDTLIILLETVEKEMERVETAALQLATTNQGSTLLPQLQPHGVVQAVKAVCALMGNIETFEITEAIDNFVNACCQFLPQAHTANIECKKPEIIHEDGDYGVVTLRKKFPDVIASHCHKIRDAIQELVETYCHAFKVNFQLNSKGDFPTNTLIATEVIDTILVRVGALHRLPSTWKHDDYIVAAQIFHGTRPVGNPVLSEPMTVSTNFYPRILFNSWLEFRGISVCQVPREARLVLVLYGRTLQPAEHESNSSAENVMQKEELGWGAIQFFDYDGVMSQGSFFLSLWPAIADKRLGPAPAPGIHPRGDTHPIIGVELPDYGGKVLFPSSSELRDYDVDSLDFNSLDQNTQELLIDITQQDTFSRPPIDEREILWEKRHYLHDRPEALPKVLLAAHSWDWACLPDLHASLRIWSPLPPVQALQLLLPCFPDMKVREMAVDWIRELSNDELVDYLPQLLQAMKHETYEASPLTRFLLERALLSPRVAHYIYWLLNQALPGQSPQVQNSAEIAVDDDKAISCARYQRRLQLMLRALLAVIGDALRKSFLTQQLLVKNLHEVAENIKVTKESLRIDTLKTGLQNIHCQLMEDNGTCLPLSPSKLVFGINVQTCAYFPSFTLPLKINFISCDNVISPAIFKVGDDLQQDMLTLQMVRIMDKLWLKEGLDLKMVTFACVPTGHKRGMIEMVTDAETLRKIQVEFGLTGSFKDRPIAEWLAKHNPSELEYERAVENFTASCAGYSVATYILGICDRHNDNIMLKTSGHLFHIDFGKFLGDAQMFGNFKRDRTPFVLTSDMAYVINGGDKPSAKFHHFVDLCCQAFNIVRKHGNLILHLFGLMTSSGIPGVTVDAVSYVQKALLPGQTNPEAAATFARMIESSLKNWFTQFNFFLHNLAQMRFSGDHSEGELLSFIPRTYTMQQEGELTSVQVHGYQKRYDPEKYYMYILRIQRKGQPDPTYLFRSYKEFCEFYQKLCIHFPLAKVTSLPSGISVGRSNIKQVADKRRADIEKFLVSLFKMAPEISQSDLVYTFFHPLLRDQKNPDIRLRKVKVGNNWWAEKRVRDNMQSGQIKLALHYVRGTLSVMVCHARGLPKVANAQEPNTYVKVYLKPDPTKATKRKTKVVKKNCHPSFMEMLEYRMPLEVIKERTLEATIWNHDTLQENEFLGGISLPLGRLELTNETIEWFPLGNVR; this is translated from the exons ATGTCACATTACGGCAAGAGCACCTGCGACCAAAAGACTGCAGTGACTGACCATGAGAGAAAGTACCAGGAGGACTTGGAGCAGGCCAAGGCCCTCAGTCTGGAAAGCCTGGCTCTAGAGAAGTACAGATTGGAGAAGCTGCGATTGGAAAATCTTAGTAATGTGCAACAGGCGTGCTTTACGCAAAACAATGTATGTAATACAAACAGTGTTTCGGAGACGGATGGCTCGCAGGGTGAAAG GTCTCAATGCAGAAGTCGGCCAAGACCAGGATCGATTAACACAAATCAAAAAACTACTATTAGTACGGTAATATTAGCACCGCCACCACCAATACCATGTAGAAGAAACTCAACAACCGCTACGTCGAATCAAGATTCTTCTACggatctaattaattttacaagccCTGTAAAACAAGATAATCTGGCTGAATATTGTTCGGCTGCACCTCCGCCACCacc gAAAGCACCATTAGAACCTAAATGGGATACTCATCCGTCGTTATTGAAGAAACAGTCAAGAGTGTCTCGAA GTCCACGATCTTCCACAGCACCATGCACGCCAGGAACTCCGGGAATTAGCCCTATCATGTCAAGAGCTACTAGCGTCAGCAATACCGTATCTGATATTATTCCGCAG CCTGCATGGAAATCTATTatctttaaacattttttcttcACACAG attccTCCCTTGCCTATGAATTATAGACCAACACCTGCCATTTGTGCTCCGTTTTGTATGGACGATGAACAGTTGAACGTATTAAAAGTGATAGAGAAGAAACCAAATAGCAATCTTATAGATTTGAATAGTTTTGAACAAACAGAAGACAAAACAAACGTACGAGTTAGCGTATTGGAAGCATTTGATCCGTTACTTATTAAGACTGATCATGAAAATAATTCCATGCAAGAACATAAAAATG attCACAATCACAAGTTAGTGGCAGTGTATACGATCCATTTGACCCGTTCGATTATATGTATAGCACAAATGAAAGCGTTAATTCGGATCCGGTTTATGCTGCGGTGGAAAAATCAGCAAAATCTCCAGCTGTATCACCAGCTGCACCACCTCCATTGCCTCCTCGAAATTCGGCTGCGTGGAATACTATAGAAAGACGAAGAACTTCATTAGACCGTCGG CAGAAGCGTCAAACACGATTGTATGAAAATGTAACAGTCATTAAAACTACATCGTCTCTGCAAGATTGTGACCTAAAAGCGTTTCACAATATTATAAAGTCTATACGAA GCGAGTTTCCGTTTAATAATCCTAGTACAAATATTGGATATGTTGTTAGCCCAATAATGGAAAATTTATATCCTGATGGTACAAGTATAAAATTAGTGGTTCATCCACAATTACCTAATAACGATGCGGATCTTGTACAACCTATCACTTTTACTTGTAAtg TGAACTGCAGTGTTGAGCatgttattttaaacgttGCCTGTTCCTTGGAAGACGAAGATACGGTGAATGTAGAAAAGTATTGTTTAAGAGTATGGGGATTAGCTGAATATCTTGCACCTAATACAACCTTAGCACAATAcgaatatatacatttatgtattaaattagaaaaagatattgagTTAGCTATAATGAACAGAGCGCAAATTAAACAATCCATTGCTCGAACG tTGCAAGATGATAATTGTGATCAATCTTTAAAACTAGAAGATATTTTACCGAATGAACCGTCGCAGCCTATTTCATAtgatacgttaattattttactgg AGACAGTAGAGAAAGAAATGGAACGCGTAGAAACTGCAGCGTTACAACTGGCAACCACAAATCAAGGCTCTACTTTATTGCCACAACTTCAACCGCACGGCGTAGTGCAAGCGGTAAAAGCAGTGTGTGCCTTAATGGGAAATATCGAGACATTCGAGATTACAGAAGCTATTGACAATTTCGTGAATGCTTGCTGCCAATTTTTGCCTCAAGCTCACACGGCCAATATAGAATGTAAAAAACCTGAGATTATACACGAAGATGGCGATTACGGTGTGGTAACTTTGAGGAAAAAGTTCCCTGATGTAATCGCGTCTCATTGTCATAAAATTCGCGATGCTATTCAGGAACTTGTCGAAACGTACTGTCATGCGTTTAAGgtcaattttcaattaaatagcAAAGGCGATTTTCCGACAA ataCATTGATTGCGACAGAAGTAATCGATACTATTTTGGTACGTGTTGGAGCTTTACACAGGTTACCATCTACTTGGAAACATGATGATTATATAGTAGCAGCTCAAATTTTTCACGGAACCAGACCTGTGGGAAATCCAGTTTTATCAGAACCAATGACAGTCAGTACGAATTTCTATCCAAGAATTCTATTTAATTCATG gTTGGAATTTCGCGGAATAAGTGTTTGTCAAGTACCACGGGAAGCCAGACTTGTGTTAGTTCTTTATGGACGCACGCTGCAGCCCGCGGAGCACGAATCTAACTCATCTGCAGAAAATGTAATGCAAAAAGAAGAACTCGGATGGGGTGCTATACAATTTTTCGATTATGATGG cGTTATGAGCCAAGGGAgtttttttctatctctttgGCCAGCCATTGCAGACAAACGATTAGGTCCGGCACCAGCACCTGGAATTCATCCGCGTGGTGATACTCATCCCATAATAGGAGTAGAATTACCCGATTATGGAGGAAAAGTATTATTTCCCAGTTCTTCGGAATTGCGAGATTATGATGTGGACTCGTTAGACTTTAATTCGTTAGATCAAAATACACAAGAATTACTAATAGATATTACGCAACAAGATACATTTTCGAG ACCGCCTATCGACGAAAGGGAAATTCTGTGGGAGAAAAGACATTATTTACACGATAGACCTGAAGCTTTACCAAAAGTATTACTAGCTGCACATAGTTGGGACTGGGCATGTCTACCGGATTTACATGCGTCACTTAGAATTTGGAGTCCACTGCCTCCTGTGCAGGCGTTACAGTTACTTTTACCGTg cTTTCCGGATATGAAAGTTAGGGAGATGGCTGTGGATTGGATTCGCGAGCTCAGTAATGACGAACTAGTCGATTATTTGCCACAATTACTTCAAGCAATGAAACACGAAACATATGAAGCATCACCTCTAACTCGATTTTTGTTAGAACGTGCCTTACTTTCACCACGAGTGGCtcattatatttattggtTGCTAAATCAAGCGCTGCCGGGACAAAGTCCCCAGGTACAG aattctGCTGAAATCGCCGTGGATGATGACAAAGCTATTAGTTGTGCTCGTTATCAACGAAGATTACAATTAATGTTAAGGGCATTATTGGCAGTTATCGGAGATGCGTTAAGAAAAAGTTTCCTCACCCAACAGCTACTAGTTAAA AATCTGCACGAAGTGgctgaaaatattaaagttacaaAAGAATCGTTACGAATAGATACGCTTAAAACTGGTTTACAAAATATACACTGCCAATTAATGGAAGACAATGGAACATGCTTGCCATTGTCTCCCAGTAAACTAGTATTTGGTATAAACGTACAGACTTGTGCCTATTTCCCGTCGTTCACTCTCccgttaaaaattaactttatcaGTTGTGATAATGTTATAAGTCCAGCTATCTTtaag gTTGGCGATGATTTGCAACAGGATATGTTAACTCTTCAAATGGTACGTATTATGGACAAATTGTGGTTGAAGGAAGGTCTTGATTTGAAAATGGTAACTTTTGCCTGTGTGCCCACCGGCCACAAACGTGGAATGATAGAAATGGTGACGGATGCGGAAACATTACGGAAAATTCAAGTCGAATTTGGACTAACTGGATCATTTAAGGATCGACCGATCGCGGAGTGGTTAGCGAAGCATAATCCTTCGGAATTAGAATATGAAAGGGCGGTGGAAAATTTCACTGCTTCTTGCGCTGGGTACAGCGTCGCAACTTACATTTTAGGAATTTGTGATAGGCATAATGACAATATTATGCTAAAAACATCTGGTCATTTGTTTCACATTGATTTCGGAAAATTTCTCGGCGATGCCCAAATGTTTGGAAACTTTAAGAG AGATAGAACGCCATTCGTACTGACGTCTGATATGGCATATGTTATAAACGGTGGTGACAAGCCTTCAGCAAAGTTTCATCATTTTGTGGACTTGTGCTGCCAAGCTTTTAATATAGTGCGAAAACATGGCAATCTTATTCTTCATCTTTTCGGACTg ATGACTTCATCTGGTATACCTGGCGTGACTGTGGACGCAGTTAGTTACGTGCAGAAGGCTCTACTTCCTGGACAAACAAATCCCGAAGCAGCGGCAACCTTCGCTCGTATGATAGAAAGCTCATTGAAAAATTGGTTtacgcaatttaattttttcctgcATAACCTGGCCCAGATGAGATTTTCCGGAGATCATAGTGAAGGGGAGCTATTATCCTTTATTCCACGCACATATAC aatgcAGCAGGAAGGTGAGCTAACAAGCGTTCAGGTTCATGGATATCAAAAACGTTACGATCCGGAGAAgtattacatgtatattttacgaataCAACGAAAAGGCCAACCAGATCCAACATATTTGTTTCGATCGTATAAGGAGTTTTGtgaattttatcaaaaattgtgtATACATTTTCCACTCGCAAAAGTTACCAG tttaccCAGTGGAATTAGTGTGGGACGGTCTAATATCAAACAAGTGGCCGATAAACGACGAGCGGATATAGAAAAGTTTCTAGTAAGTCTGTTCAAAATGGCACCGGAAATATCTCAAAGCGATCTGGTATATACCTTCTTTCATCCGTTGTTGCGAGACCAAAAGAATCCCGATATTCGTTTACGTAAAGTCAAAG TTGGAAATAATTGGTGGGCTGAAAAAAGAGTTAGAGACAACATGCAAAGTGGTCAGATCAAATTGGCTCTTCATTATGTTCGCGGCACATTATCCGTTATGGTTTGTCATGCACGAGGGCTCCCAAAAGTTGCGAATGCTCAAGAGCCAAATACATACGTGAAGGTGTATCTTAAACCTGATCCTACAAAGGCGACGAAACGGAAAACCAAAGTAGTTAAGAAAAACTGTCATCCATCGTTCATGGAGATG CTGGAGTATAGAATGCCTCTAGAAGTGATTAAAGAAAGAACGCTCGAAGCAACGATATGGAACCATGATACTTTGCAAGAAAATGAATTTCTCGGTGGTATAAGTTTACCACTTGGACGTCTCGAGTTGACAAACGAAACGATTGAATGGTTTCCGTTAGGTAATGTACGATAA
- the Pi3k68d gene encoding phosphatidylinositol 4-phosphate 3-kinase C2 domain-containing subunit beta isoform X10: MLFLIFHISIIPPLPMNYRPTPAICAPFCMDDEQLNVLKVIEKKPNSNLIDLNSFEQTEDKTNVRVSVLEAFDPLLIKTDHENNSMQEHKNDSQSQVSGSVYDPFDPFDYMYSTNESVNSDPVYAAVEKSAKSPAVSPAAPPPLPPRNSAAWNTIERRRTSLDRRQKRQTRLYENVTVIKTTSSLQDCDLKAFHNIIKSIRSEFPFNNPSTNIGYVVSPIMENLYPDGTSIKLVVHPQLPNNDADLVQPITFTCNVNCSVEHVILNVACSLEDEDTVNVEKYCLRVWGLAEYLAPNTTLAQYEYIHLCIKLEKDIELAIMNRAQIKQSIARTLQDDNCDQSLKLEDILPNEPSQPISYDTLIILLETVEKEMERVETAALQLATTNQGSTLLPQLQPHGVVQAVKAVCALMGNIETFEITEAIDNFVNACCQFLPQAHTANIECKKPEIIHEDGDYGVVTLRKKFPDVIASHCHKIRDAIQELVETYCHAFKVNFQLNSKGDFPTNTLIATEVIDTILVRVGALHRLPSTWKHDDYIVAAQIFHGTRPVGNPVLSEPMTVSTNFYPRILFNSWLEFRGISVCQVPREARLVLVLYGRTLQPAEHESNSSAENVMQKEELGWGAIQFFDYDGVMSQGSFFLSLWPAIADKRLGPAPAPGIHPRGDTHPIIGVELPDYGGKVLFPSSSELRDYDVDSLDFNSLDQNTQELLIDITQQDTFSRPPIDEREILWEKRHYLHDRPEALPKVLLAAHSWDWACLPDLHASLRIWSPLPPVQALQLLLPCFPDMKVREMAVDWIRELSNDELVDYLPQLLQAMKHETYEASPLTRFLLERALLSPRVAHYIYWLLNQALPGQSPQVQNSAEIAVDDDKAISCARYQRRLQLMLRALLAVIGDALRKSFLTQQLLVKNLHEVAENIKVTKESLRIDTLKTGLQNIHCQLMEDNGTCLPLSPSKLVFGINVQTCAYFPSFTLPLKINFISCDNVISPAIFKVGDDLQQDMLTLQMVRIMDKLWLKEGLDLKMVTFACVPTGHKRGMIEMVTDAETLRKIQVEFGLTGSFKDRPIAEWLAKHNPSELEYERAVENFTASCAGYSVATYILGICDRHNDNIMLKTSGHLFHIDFGKFLGDAQMFGNFKRDRTPFVLTSDMAYVINGGDKPSAKFHHFVDLCCQAFNIVRKHGNLILHLFGLMTSSGIPGVTVDAVSYVQKALLPGQTNPEAAATFARMIESSLKNWFTQFNFFLHNLAQMRFSGDHSEGELLSFIPRTYTMQQEGELTSVQVHGYQKRYDPEKYYMYILRIQRKGQPDPTYLFRSYKEFCEFYQKLCIHFPLAKVTSLPSGISVGRSNIKQVADKRRADIEKFLVSLFKMAPEISQSDLVYTFFHPLLRDQKNPDIRLRKVKVGNNWWAEKRVRDNMQSGQIKLALHYVRGTLSVMVCHARGLPKVANAQEPNTYVKVYLKPDPTKATKRKTKVVKKNCHPSFMEMLEYRMPLEVIKERTLEATIWNHDTLQENEFLGGISLPLGRLELTNETIEWFPLGNVR; the protein is encoded by the exons ATGCTGTTTCTCATCTTTCATATCAGcata attccTCCCTTGCCTATGAATTATAGACCAACACCTGCCATTTGTGCTCCGTTTTGTATGGACGATGAACAGTTGAACGTATTAAAAGTGATAGAGAAGAAACCAAATAGCAATCTTATAGATTTGAATAGTTTTGAACAAACAGAAGACAAAACAAACGTACGAGTTAGCGTATTGGAAGCATTTGATCCGTTACTTATTAAGACTGATCATGAAAATAATTCCATGCAAGAACATAAAAATG attCACAATCACAAGTTAGTGGCAGTGTATACGATCCATTTGACCCGTTCGATTATATGTATAGCACAAATGAAAGCGTTAATTCGGATCCGGTTTATGCTGCGGTGGAAAAATCAGCAAAATCTCCAGCTGTATCACCAGCTGCACCACCTCCATTGCCTCCTCGAAATTCGGCTGCGTGGAATACTATAGAAAGACGAAGAACTTCATTAGACCGTCGG CAGAAGCGTCAAACACGATTGTATGAAAATGTAACAGTCATTAAAACTACATCGTCTCTGCAAGATTGTGACCTAAAAGCGTTTCACAATATTATAAAGTCTATACGAA GCGAGTTTCCGTTTAATAATCCTAGTACAAATATTGGATATGTTGTTAGCCCAATAATGGAAAATTTATATCCTGATGGTACAAGTATAAAATTAGTGGTTCATCCACAATTACCTAATAACGATGCGGATCTTGTACAACCTATCACTTTTACTTGTAAtg TGAACTGCAGTGTTGAGCatgttattttaaacgttGCCTGTTCCTTGGAAGACGAAGATACGGTGAATGTAGAAAAGTATTGTTTAAGAGTATGGGGATTAGCTGAATATCTTGCACCTAATACAACCTTAGCACAATAcgaatatatacatttatgtattaaattagaaaaagatattgagTTAGCTATAATGAACAGAGCGCAAATTAAACAATCCATTGCTCGAACG tTGCAAGATGATAATTGTGATCAATCTTTAAAACTAGAAGATATTTTACCGAATGAACCGTCGCAGCCTATTTCATAtgatacgttaattattttactgg AGACAGTAGAGAAAGAAATGGAACGCGTAGAAACTGCAGCGTTACAACTGGCAACCACAAATCAAGGCTCTACTTTATTGCCACAACTTCAACCGCACGGCGTAGTGCAAGCGGTAAAAGCAGTGTGTGCCTTAATGGGAAATATCGAGACATTCGAGATTACAGAAGCTATTGACAATTTCGTGAATGCTTGCTGCCAATTTTTGCCTCAAGCTCACACGGCCAATATAGAATGTAAAAAACCTGAGATTATACACGAAGATGGCGATTACGGTGTGGTAACTTTGAGGAAAAAGTTCCCTGATGTAATCGCGTCTCATTGTCATAAAATTCGCGATGCTATTCAGGAACTTGTCGAAACGTACTGTCATGCGTTTAAGgtcaattttcaattaaatagcAAAGGCGATTTTCCGACAA ataCATTGATTGCGACAGAAGTAATCGATACTATTTTGGTACGTGTTGGAGCTTTACACAGGTTACCATCTACTTGGAAACATGATGATTATATAGTAGCAGCTCAAATTTTTCACGGAACCAGACCTGTGGGAAATCCAGTTTTATCAGAACCAATGACAGTCAGTACGAATTTCTATCCAAGAATTCTATTTAATTCATG gTTGGAATTTCGCGGAATAAGTGTTTGTCAAGTACCACGGGAAGCCAGACTTGTGTTAGTTCTTTATGGACGCACGCTGCAGCCCGCGGAGCACGAATCTAACTCATCTGCAGAAAATGTAATGCAAAAAGAAGAACTCGGATGGGGTGCTATACAATTTTTCGATTATGATGG cGTTATGAGCCAAGGGAgtttttttctatctctttgGCCAGCCATTGCAGACAAACGATTAGGTCCGGCACCAGCACCTGGAATTCATCCGCGTGGTGATACTCATCCCATAATAGGAGTAGAATTACCCGATTATGGAGGAAAAGTATTATTTCCCAGTTCTTCGGAATTGCGAGATTATGATGTGGACTCGTTAGACTTTAATTCGTTAGATCAAAATACACAAGAATTACTAATAGATATTACGCAACAAGATACATTTTCGAG ACCGCCTATCGACGAAAGGGAAATTCTGTGGGAGAAAAGACATTATTTACACGATAGACCTGAAGCTTTACCAAAAGTATTACTAGCTGCACATAGTTGGGACTGGGCATGTCTACCGGATTTACATGCGTCACTTAGAATTTGGAGTCCACTGCCTCCTGTGCAGGCGTTACAGTTACTTTTACCGTg cTTTCCGGATATGAAAGTTAGGGAGATGGCTGTGGATTGGATTCGCGAGCTCAGTAATGACGAACTAGTCGATTATTTGCCACAATTACTTCAAGCAATGAAACACGAAACATATGAAGCATCACCTCTAACTCGATTTTTGTTAGAACGTGCCTTACTTTCACCACGAGTGGCtcattatatttattggtTGCTAAATCAAGCGCTGCCGGGACAAAGTCCCCAGGTACAG aattctGCTGAAATCGCCGTGGATGATGACAAAGCTATTAGTTGTGCTCGTTATCAACGAAGATTACAATTAATGTTAAGGGCATTATTGGCAGTTATCGGAGATGCGTTAAGAAAAAGTTTCCTCACCCAACAGCTACTAGTTAAA AATCTGCACGAAGTGgctgaaaatattaaagttacaaAAGAATCGTTACGAATAGATACGCTTAAAACTGGTTTACAAAATATACACTGCCAATTAATGGAAGACAATGGAACATGCTTGCCATTGTCTCCCAGTAAACTAGTATTTGGTATAAACGTACAGACTTGTGCCTATTTCCCGTCGTTCACTCTCccgttaaaaattaactttatcaGTTGTGATAATGTTATAAGTCCAGCTATCTTtaag gTTGGCGATGATTTGCAACAGGATATGTTAACTCTTCAAATGGTACGTATTATGGACAAATTGTGGTTGAAGGAAGGTCTTGATTTGAAAATGGTAACTTTTGCCTGTGTGCCCACCGGCCACAAACGTGGAATGATAGAAATGGTGACGGATGCGGAAACATTACGGAAAATTCAAGTCGAATTTGGACTAACTGGATCATTTAAGGATCGACCGATCGCGGAGTGGTTAGCGAAGCATAATCCTTCGGAATTAGAATATGAAAGGGCGGTGGAAAATTTCACTGCTTCTTGCGCTGGGTACAGCGTCGCAACTTACATTTTAGGAATTTGTGATAGGCATAATGACAATATTATGCTAAAAACATCTGGTCATTTGTTTCACATTGATTTCGGAAAATTTCTCGGCGATGCCCAAATGTTTGGAAACTTTAAGAG AGATAGAACGCCATTCGTACTGACGTCTGATATGGCATATGTTATAAACGGTGGTGACAAGCCTTCAGCAAAGTTTCATCATTTTGTGGACTTGTGCTGCCAAGCTTTTAATATAGTGCGAAAACATGGCAATCTTATTCTTCATCTTTTCGGACTg ATGACTTCATCTGGTATACCTGGCGTGACTGTGGACGCAGTTAGTTACGTGCAGAAGGCTCTACTTCCTGGACAAACAAATCCCGAAGCAGCGGCAACCTTCGCTCGTATGATAGAAAGCTCATTGAAAAATTGGTTtacgcaatttaattttttcctgcATAACCTGGCCCAGATGAGATTTTCCGGAGATCATAGTGAAGGGGAGCTATTATCCTTTATTCCACGCACATATAC aatgcAGCAGGAAGGTGAGCTAACAAGCGTTCAGGTTCATGGATATCAAAAACGTTACGATCCGGAGAAgtattacatgtatattttacgaataCAACGAAAAGGCCAACCAGATCCAACATATTTGTTTCGATCGTATAAGGAGTTTTGtgaattttatcaaaaattgtgtATACATTTTCCACTCGCAAAAGTTACCAG tttaccCAGTGGAATTAGTGTGGGACGGTCTAATATCAAACAAGTGGCCGATAAACGACGAGCGGATATAGAAAAGTTTCTAGTAAGTCTGTTCAAAATGGCACCGGAAATATCTCAAAGCGATCTGGTATATACCTTCTTTCATCCGTTGTTGCGAGACCAAAAGAATCCCGATATTCGTTTACGTAAAGTCAAAG TTGGAAATAATTGGTGGGCTGAAAAAAGAGTTAGAGACAACATGCAAAGTGGTCAGATCAAATTGGCTCTTCATTATGTTCGCGGCACATTATCCGTTATGGTTTGTCATGCACGAGGGCTCCCAAAAGTTGCGAATGCTCAAGAGCCAAATACATACGTGAAGGTGTATCTTAAACCTGATCCTACAAAGGCGACGAAACGGAAAACCAAAGTAGTTAAGAAAAACTGTCATCCATCGTTCATGGAGATG CTGGAGTATAGAATGCCTCTAGAAGTGATTAAAGAAAGAACGCTCGAAGCAACGATATGGAACCATGATACTTTGCAAGAAAATGAATTTCTCGGTGGTATAAGTTTACCACTTGGACGTCTCGAGTTGACAAACGAAACGATTGAATGGTTTCCGTTAGGTAATGTACGATAA